The stretch of DNA TCGATCCCCTGGTTGCCCTGGTTGTTCCCACCCGTGCCCGCCACGATAGTATTGTTCGTGGCGTCGAACGTCAATTGGCTGCTCCCCGCCGCATCGCCGCGCAGCGCGATCGTGCGGTTGCCCTGGAAGGTGCACCCGCTCACGCTGGCGTGGATCACCGCGTTGCCCTCGGGCAGGATCGCCAGCCCCATGTTGCCGTCGGCCGACGTGCTGTTGTTGCGAATGGCGCAGCCCGTGCCCGAGAAGCTGAAGTTCAGCGTCCCCGTGGTGTTCTTGACGCGCAGGTTGTCCAGTCGGCCGCCGCTGACAGCCACGCTGGTGAACGTTGCCGTGCCGGTCAGCTCCGTGAAGAAGATGCTGCTCTCCAGGAAGGGATTGGCTCCGTTGGTCCCGTTGGCGCCGCTGATCACGGAGTTCTGCATCGTGAAGCCGCTCACGCCGCTGCCGCGGATCCCGAAGCCCTGGTGGTCGTTGATCTGCATCCGGTTCAGCGAGACGTTGCTCGCGTTGTTCAGGTAGACGCCGATCCCCGCCGTCGTGCCATCCCCGCCCACCGTGTTCTGGATCGTCCCGCCCGAGCCCGCCGTGCCGCTCCCCGTCACCGCGAAGCTGCCGCTGGTGTTGGACAGGACGATGCCGCTGCTGCCGCCGTTCGCGGACACGCTGGTGAGGCTCACCGCGAGCGGCGTCGTGCCGGATGCCCGGGTGATCTCCACCGCGACGGCGTTGGAGGCGCTGACCGCGCCGCTGCTCGCCGTAATGGTGCCGCTGTTGTTGGTGGCGTGGAGCGCCCGCTGGCTCGCGTCCGGCGAGACGTTCAGCGCGCCGAAGGTCAGGGCGCCCGTGTTGGTGCTCAGGCTCACCCCGGTCGCGCCGGAGCTGTTCGAGGTGGTGTTGCCGAGGTTCACCGCCGCGCTGGAGCCGGAGATCGAGATCCCGGCGCCGGTGGGGTTCTGCACGCTGGTTGTCCCGCTGGTGAGACTCCCCCCCACCGTGGCGAGGCTGACGCCGGCCCCGGTGCTGTTGGTCGATGCGACGCTGGTGAACGTCATCCCGGCCGTCGTGGAGCCCAGGTCGATCGCCGGCCCGCCGGTGGCACCGATCGACCCCGTCGTCACGTTGACCGTCCCGGCGCTCGACGCGGCCAGGCCGGTGCCGTTGCTCGTGGTGAGCGCAAGGGAGGAGAAGGTGGTCGTGCCCGAGTTGGACTGCAGGTGCACGCCCGTTCCGCTCGTGCTGCTCTTGCTCACCGTCGTGCCCCCGAAGTTGAACCCTCCGGAGCCCTGGACGTGGATCCCCGTCCCGCTCGGGTTCGTGATGCTCGTCGACCCGCTCGTGAGGGTACCCGTCTGGCCCACCAGGTTGATTCCGTTCCCGGTGCCGCCCGTGGCCGAGATGCTCCCGAAGGCGGCCGAGAGCGTGCCGGACGTGGTCAGGTCGAGCGCGCGGCCGGAGCCGTTGTCGATGCTCACGTCCGAGACCGTCAGCGTCCCCACGGCCGAGCCGGAGATCGCCGCGCCGGGCGCGCTGCCAGCGACGAAGCCGCGAAGCGTGTTGCCGCTCGAGAGGGTGATGGCGTTCCCGCTCGCCGCGCCGATCGTCGGCGCGCTCCCGGCGGCCAGCAGGGTGACGGTCTGCCCGTTGACCGTGGCCGTCAGGTCGGACGGAATCCCCTGCCCGACGAGGTGCTGCCCGGACTCCAGCGCGATGGCGCTGCTGTACGTACCGCTGTGCACCAGGATGACGTCGCTGGCCTGGTCCGGGTCCCCCGCTCCGCCCGCGCCGTTGAGCGGCGTGAGCGACTGGAGCTTCCGGTGCTGCCGGCCGTCACCCCCCGGCGCTGCGCTGGCGTCGACGAACCAGTACCGCCCGGTGACCGTCATGGTGACCGTGCCGGCGGAGCTGAGCTCGCCGTCGGTGACGCTGTAGGTGAAGCTGTCGCTGCCGTTGAACCCGGCCGCGCTGACGTAGGTGAAGCTGCCGTCGGCCCTCATCTCGACCGTGCCCCCGTTCGTGGAGGCGATGGTACCCGCCACGGCGGAGAGCGCGCTGCCCTCCACGTCGGTGTCGTTGGCGAGCACGCCCGCCCCGGCGGCGACGGAGATCACGACGTTGCCGATGGCGCCGTACGCGTCCGGGCCCGCCGTCGGCGCGTCGTTGACCGGGTTCACCGTGATGGTCACCGAAACGGTGTTGGAATCCCCGGAGCCGTCGTTGGCCTTGTAGGTGAACTGGTCCGTGCCGAAGTAGTTCGCGGCCGGCGTGTAGGTGAAGGAGCCGTTGGCATTGAGCGTCAGCGTACCGTTGGCCGGCCCGCTCACCAGCACCGCCCTCAGCGTGTTCCCCTCCTCGTCCGTATCGTTGGCGAGCACGCCCGGGGCGGCCACGTTGAGCGCCACGTCCTCGTCCGTGCTGTAGGCATCGTCCACCGCCACCGGTGCGTCATTGACGGCGTTCACCGTAATGGTCACGGTGGCGACGTTCGAGTCCGAGGTGCCGTCGTTGGCCTTGTACGTGAACTGGTCCGTCCCGCTGAAGCCGGGAGCCGGCGTGTAGCCGAACGAGCCATCAGCGTTCAGGGTGAGCGTGCCGTTCGTGGTCGTGCTTACCAGCACCGCCGTGAGCGGATCGCTCTCGGGGTCGGTGTCGTTGCCGAGCACGCCCGGGGCGGCCACGTTGAGCGTGTTGTCCTCGTCCACCGAGTACGCGTCGTTCACTGCCACCGGCGGCTCCGCGACCGCGTTCACGGTGATGGTCACCGTGGCGACGTTCGAGTCCGAGGTGCCGTCGTTGGCCTTGTAGGTGAACTGGTCCGTGCCGTTGAAGTCGGCCGTCGGGGTGTAGGTGAAGGAGCCGTTGGCGTTGAGCGTCAGCGTCCCGTTGGCGGGCCCGCTCACCAGCACGGCCGACAGGGTGTTCCCTTCGGGATCGGTGTCGTTAGCGAGCACGCCCGGAGCAGCCACGTTGAGCGCCACGTCCTCGTCCGTGCTGTAGGCGTCGTTCACCGCCACGGGCGCGTCGTTCACGTCGTTCACGGTGATGGTCACGGTGGCAACGTTGGAGTCGGAAGTACCTTCGTTGGCCTTGTAGGTGAACTGGTCCGTGCCGCTGAAGCCCGCGGACGGCGTGTAGGTGAAGGAGCCGTTCGCGTTCAGGGTCAGCGTACCGTTGGCCGGGCCGCTCGCCAGGACGGCAGTCAGCGGGTTGGACTCGGAGTCGGTGTCGTTCGCGAGTACGCCCGGGGCGGCCACGTTGAGAGGCGCATCCTCGTCCGTGGCGTACGCGTCGTTCACGGCCACGGGCGCGTCGTTGACGTCGTTCACGGTGATGGTCACCGTGGCGGCGTTGGAGTCCGCAGTGCCGTCGTTGGCCCTGTAGGTGAACTGGTCCGTGCCGCTGAAGCCCGCGGACGGCGTGTAGGTGAAGGAGCCGTTCGCGTTCAGCGTCAGGGTGCCGTTCGCGGGCCCGCTCACCAGCACGGCCGACAGGGTGTTCCCTTCGGGATCGGTGTCGTTGGCGAGCACGCCCGGCGCGGCGACGTTGAGCGCCACGTCCTCGTCCGTGCTGTAGGCGTCGTCCACCGCCGTCGGCGCGTCGTTCACCGGGTTGACGGTGATGGTAACCGTGGCGACGTTCGAGTCTCGCCGTCCGTCGTTGGCCTTGTAGGTGAACGAGTCGGTGCCGTTGAAGTTCGCGTTGGGCGTGTAGGTGAACGAGCCGTTCGCGTTCAGCGTCAGCGCCCCGTGCGAGGGCCCGCTGACGACCGCGGCGGTGAGCGGATCTCCCTGGGGGTCCGTGTCGTTCGCGAGCACCCCGGGAGCAGCCACGTTCAGCGCGTTGTCTTCGTCGACCGAGTACGCGTCGTTGGCCGCCGTGGGTGCGCCGCCCTTGCCCCCGCCTCCGCCCCCGCCTCCGCCGTCGGTGGTCCCCTTCACGAAGACGGCGTACTGGCTGAAGTGGTCGATGGGAGCGGTCACCGTGTTGTTCACCGCGTCCACCGAGCTCCCCGGCACCTCGGTCCAGCTGCCGGCCCTGAACCCGAAGATGGCCAGGTTGGACTCGCTGGCTCCACCCGGGATGTCGCTCTCGGCGTATCGAATCGTCGCCGTGGCCGGGGGGGTGTGGGGGAAGGAAAGACTGGCGGGACCGAAGCTGTACGCCGTGTTCGCCACGTACCCGCTCGCAGTGGCGTTCGCGGGGGACACGGAGAGGCACCAGTCCTGCGAGAGCGCGCCCGCCGGGAAGTTCAGCACCACGTTCCCGGACTGGAAGCTGAACGTGCCTCCGCTGGTGCCCGCCACCTGGCAGGCGGCGGGGCTGCGATTGGCGGTCCCCAGCACGATCTGGCCGCGCGTCGCCTTCTTCCCCTGCGTGGTCTGCCCCCAGCCGCCGACGACCATCACCGGCTGCGGGAGCTGCACCCCGAAGGAAGCCATGTTGTCGTAGGCCAGGCTCCCCACGATCGGCTCGGCCGCCGGGTTCGCGGTGTTCCTCTCCACCTGCCTGTAGGTCTTCGCCTCCAGATCGGGCTGAATGACCACCCCGGCGATGCCCTGGACCCAGTCGTACCGTGGGGAGGTGCCGTCCGGCCGGTTGTCCGAGAAGTCCTGCAGGACCACCAGCCCGGTGGTGCCGTCGGCTGCGTGCTGAGCCGCGGCCCAGCGGGCCAGGTTCTCGATGAGCGTGAGCTTCCCTGCGCTCGCGCCGGAGGTCGTCCCCCGGTCGGGAGTGCCCGACCAGACCGCCACCCGCCCGCGGAGAACCTGCTGCAGGCGTACCTTGACCGCGTCCTCGCGAAGCAGGTCGTAGGGCGCGTTCGCCAGCGAGGGCACGAACACCACCGCGTACGACTGGAGCTGCGAATACGGCATCGTCCGCAGCTCGGTGTATCTCTTGTCGACCCCTCCCGGGAAGACAGGGGTACCGCCGTTCATCGTCAGCGCCAGCTGGGCGGCGACGCGGTCGCACCCCTGCGTGTCGGTCGGAGGACAGACGACCAGGGCCTTGGGGCCTGCCGATTGGGCCAGGAAGACGGCGGGGAGCAGCAGGCACGACAACAGCGCCGCAAGGAGGACGGCGCGCCGGGAGGGAGTCCGTTTCATGGAGGGCCTCAGGAGCAGGCGTCGGAGATGACGGCTTCGTAGGTGGCGACCGATCCCTTCAGCGACTCGTCCCCGGGGGAGCGGGCGAGCGACGCGCGCGCCGCGCCGAGCTGCCGGCGGTAGGCGGCACAGAGCGTGGATTCGCCGGCCGCTTCGGGCTGGGCGGCCTTCGCCGCGGCCGCCTCGACCGGGGGCTCCGTCGGCGTCTGGGCGGGATTGTCCTTGCAGCCCGCCAGGAGGGCGAGCACGGCGAGCGCGGGGAGTGCCAGGTGCCTCATTGGGATACCTCGGGTGGGACGGTGGCCGGCGGAGCCGGGGAGCGCCCGTCTTCGGTAGCCCGGCCGTCTCGATGAGACCCGTGGCTTTGCGGACCGGCCTCGCGGCCGGGGTGCCGTTTTTCGGAAGGCGACGGATGAAGGTCGGGAACGCGAGCGCCTGGCGGCACTTGCGCGGATACTTGGGGGTGCAGAACGACAAGACGGGGGGCGCCTCCTGCAAAACTACGGCCACAGGCAAGGCATCGCCCTACTCGCGCCTAAGCCACTCTCCTACATCAACTTGGAAAAACCGGGCGACCGTCCTGCAGCGGCGCTTTCCCCGGAGATCGGGACGCAATTGCCCCATGCGCGATCCGGCGGCGAGCGGACAGTGCAGCTAAGTGCTGGGGAGACCGGAGATTGGATGGAAACAGATGACGCCGTCCCGGTGTTGCATCGGCGCAACACCAGGACGGCGCTCCGCGCGGGCAGTGCCGCTCAGATGCTCCGCACCCCCAGGGCCACCACGTCCTCCACCTCCATGGTCTCGGGGGTGTAGAACGGCTCCCCGTACTCCTTCCGGATCAGCGACCCGTAGCGGGCCGCGTGCATCCGCACCTGGTCGTAGAGCGGGCGATCCCCGCCGGGGAACACCTCCCCGCCCCACGTCTTCCCGTCGAACTGCGACGCGTAGCAGCGCACCGCCTCCATCTTGGCCTCCATGAAGTCGGTGACGTCCACCACGAACGTCGGCTTCACCGGGTCCTCGCGGTAGGTGAGCGCGTAGAGCAGCTTGTGCGGGCGGTGCGGCTCGCCCGGCGCGTCGAGCTTCTGCAGCCCCGCCAGGAAGCAGGCGTCGTAGGCGAGCTGCGAGGCGACGCGGTGGTCCGGGTGGCGCCCGCTGGTGAAGGGAAGGATCACCACGCGCGGCCGGAACGCGCGCACGAAGCCGGCGACCAGCCGGCGCGTCTCCGGCGTGTTCTCGAGCCCCGCGTCCGGGAGCCCCGCGTTGCGCCGCGCGGCGACGCCGAGCACCCGCGCGGCCGCCTCCGCCTCCTCCCCCCGGAGCTGCGCGCTCCCATCGGTGCCGCGCTCCCCCGCGGTGAGGTCCAGGATCCCGGTGCGGTGTCCCTGCGCCGCCGCGCGCGCCAGCGTCCCCCCGCAGAGGAGCTCCACGTCGTCACGGTGGGCGGCGATGGCGAGCAGGTCCACGGGCGGCGCGATCGGTTCGGTCATCGGAAGGAAAGTGCGAGGTGCGAAGTGCGAAGTGCGTGGGAACCTAGCACCGCCGCCGGACCCACGCACGTCCGAAGCGCGCCGGCCTTCCCCGACGAAAAACCCTCCCCCGGACCGGGGGAGGGTGGCGAGCCTCGAGCAAGCCGGGTGGGGGTCCGCACTTCGCACTCCCGCACTTTCGCACTTCTATTCGTGTCTCAGCGCCTCCACCGGGTCGAGCCGCGCCGCCTTGTTCGCGGGATAGAGGCCGAAGCCGATCCCCGTGATCGCGGAGACGCCGAGCGAGGCCGCCACGGCCCAGAGCGGCACCGAGGCCGGGAGCGGGGTGAACGCCGCCAGGAGGAGGGCGCCGCCGGCCCCCAGCGCCATCCCGATCGCTCCGCCGATGGTGGTCACCGTGACCGACTCCACCAGGAACTGCCAGAGGATCTCGCGCCGGGTCGCGCCCAGCGCCTTGCGCACCCCGATCTCGCGGGTCCGCTCCGTGACCGAGATCATCATGATCGCCACCACCCCGACCCCGCCCACCATCAGCCCGATCGAGGAGAGCACCAGCATCACGATGGCGAACACGCCGGTGATCCGGTCGAA from Longimicrobiaceae bacterium encodes:
- a CDS encoding Ig-like domain-containing protein — protein: MKRTPSRRAVLLAALLSCLLLPAVFLAQSAGPKALVVCPPTDTQGCDRVAAQLALTMNGGTPVFPGGVDKRYTELRTMPYSQLQSYAVVFVPSLANAPYDLLREDAVKVRLQQVLRGRVAVWSGTPDRGTTSGASAGKLTLIENLARWAAAQHAADGTTGLVVLQDFSDNRPDGTSPRYDWVQGIAGVVIQPDLEAKTYRQVERNTANPAAEPIVGSLAYDNMASFGVQLPQPVMVVGGWGQTTQGKKATRGQIVLGTANRSPAACQVAGTSGGTFSFQSGNVVLNFPAGALSQDWCLSVSPANATASGYVANTAYSFGPASLSFPHTPPATATIRYAESDIPGGASESNLAIFGFRAGSWTEVPGSSVDAVNNTVTAPIDHFSQYAVFVKGTTDGGGGGGGGGKGGAPTAANDAYSVDEDNALNVAAPGVLANDTDPQGDPLTAAVVSGPSHGALTLNANGSFTYTPNANFNGTDSFTYKANDGRRDSNVATVTITVNPVNDAPTAVDDAYSTDEDVALNVAAPGVLANDTDPEGNTLSAVLVSGPANGTLTLNANGSFTYTPSAGFSGTDQFTYRANDGTADSNAATVTITVNDVNDAPVAVNDAYATDEDAPLNVAAPGVLANDTDSESNPLTAVLASGPANGTLTLNANGSFTYTPSAGFSGTDQFTYKANEGTSDSNVATVTITVNDVNDAPVAVNDAYSTDEDVALNVAAPGVLANDTDPEGNTLSAVLVSGPANGTLTLNANGSFTYTPTADFNGTDQFTYKANDGTSDSNVATVTITVNAVAEPPVAVNDAYSVDEDNTLNVAAPGVLGNDTDPESDPLTAVLVSTTTNGTLTLNADGSFGYTPAPGFSGTDQFTYKANDGTSDSNVATVTITVNAVNDAPVAVDDAYSTDEDVALNVAAPGVLANDTDEEGNTLRAVLVSGPANGTLTLNANGSFTYTPAANYFGTDQFTYKANDGSGDSNTVSVTITVNPVNDAPTAGPDAYGAIGNVVISVAAGAGVLANDTDVEGSALSAVAGTIASTNGGTVEMRADGSFTYVSAAGFNGSDSFTYSVTDGELSSAGTVTMTVTGRYWFVDASAAPGGDGRQHRKLQSLTPLNGAGGAGDPDQASDVILVHSGTYSSAIALESGQHLVGQGIPSDLTATVNGQTVTLLAAGSAPTIGAASGNAITLSSGNTLRGFVAGSAPGAAISGSAVGTLTVSDVSIDNGSGRALDLTTSGTLSAAFGSISATGGTGNGINLVGQTGTLTSGSTSITNPSGTGIHVQGSGGFNFGGTTVSKSSTSGTGVHLQSNSGTTTFSSLALTTSNGTGLAASSAGTVNVTTGSIGATGGPAIDLGSTTAGMTFTSVASTNSTGAGVSLATVGGSLTSGTTSVQNPTGAGISISGSSAAVNLGNTTSNSSGATGVSLSTNTGALTFGALNVSPDASQRALHATNNSGTITASSGAVSASNAVAVEITRASGTTPLAVSLTSVSANGGSSGIVLSNTSGSFAVTGSGTAGSGGTIQNTVGGDGTTAGIGVYLNNASNVSLNRMQINDHQGFGIRGSGVSGFTMQNSVISGANGTNGANPFLESSIFFTELTGTATFTSVAVSGGRLDNLRVKNTTGTLNFSFSGTGCAIRNNSTSADGNMGLAILPEGNAVIHASVSGCTFQGNRTIALRGDAAGSSQLTFDATNNTIVAGTGGNNQGNQGIEVSTSADAQVSFDLNGNRVGTDGATAQPLLNTGINVFGGNRSTLTGKVRGNTVRNNTSVAAGTSNGFGIRVFANDTANIRANVNANTVSGVSTDYGILVEASGADTQVPPSGTGRVDVAVTNNNASVLSGALDAIRVQARHNNRVCSRITGNTTGTGGSGFFGLFVRQVNAATFLIEGLTGGATTYLQSQNPAAASVGDNGGTFTATAANSCNIPAL
- the bshB1 gene encoding bacillithiol biosynthesis deacetylase BshB1; translation: MTEPIAPPVDLLAIAAHRDDVELLCGGTLARAAAQGHRTGILDLTAGERGTDGSAQLRGEEAEAAARVLGVAARRNAGLPDAGLENTPETRRLVAGFVRAFRPRVVILPFTSGRHPDHRVASQLAYDACFLAGLQKLDAPGEPHRPHKLLYALTYREDPVKPTFVVDVTDFMEAKMEAVRCYASQFDGKTWGGEVFPGGDRPLYDQVRMHAARYGSLIRKEYGEPFYTPETMEVEDVVALGVRSI